The genomic DNA GACCTGTTCCACCACGCTATTGGTCAACATTCCAATGCCGCTCACTTCGACCTCGATCACATCTCCGGCCTTCAGGAAGTGGGGTGGTTTCATCAAGCCACCTGCGCCTTCTGCAGAACCGGTGACGATCACATCACCGGGTTCCAGCCAGGTCACTTCCGAAATATGCGAAATCAGATCGGTGAAAGAAAAGATCAGATCATCGATCTTCATCGATTGCCGGAGTTCCCCATTGACCCGGGTCGTCAACGCCAGAGCGTCGGCTGCGATGCTGTCAGCCGTGGCCATCCAGGGGCCGAATCCACCGCTGTGGTAGCCGTTTTTTCCGGTCGTTACCTGATTGGACATCATCTGGTATTTCCGGGCGCTGCCATCGTTGAAGCAGGTGTATCCGGCGATGTGTTTTCCGGCGTCTTCAACCGAGACGTTTCGGCAGCGCTGGCCGATGATGATGGCGATTTCTCCTTCATAGTCGAAAGCGGGTTCGAGCGCAGGCTTTTCGAGCGCCTGGCCCGAGGCCACCAGAGTATTATTGGCGCGCAGAAAGAACATCGGCACTTTTGGCACTTCGGACAGACCCATGGCGGACTTGGCTTCTTCGAAGTGGGTGTGGGTATTCATGCCTGCACACCAGATGGCACCGGGCTCGGGGATGACCGGCAATAGTTCGACGTCAGCCAGTGAGTAGTCCGGTGATTCTCCCGCGAATCCTCGGGCTGAATCGAAGCCATCTGCGATCAACGATCGCAAATTCGCATGATCGAGTCGTTTCGATAGATCGATGATTCCGTCATCTGTAACGATTCCATACGACTCTCTTCCTTCGATCTTGAAGCTCGCGAGTTTCAAGAGTTGTCTCCTTCTTCAGGTGATGGGTGCGTGAC from bacterium includes the following:
- a CDS encoding fumarylacetoacetate hydrolase family protein gives rise to the protein MKLASFKIEGRESYGIVTDDGIIDLSKRLDHANLRSLIADGFDSARGFAGESPDYSLADVELLPVIPEPGAIWCAGMNTHTHFEEAKSAMGLSEVPKVPMFFLRANNTLVASGQALEKPALEPAFDYEGEIAIIIGQRCRNVSVEDAGKHIAGYTCFNDGSARKYQMMSNQVTTGKNGYHSGGFGPWMATADSIAADALALTTRVNGELRQSMKIDDLIFSFTDLISHISEVTWLEPGDVIVTGSAEGAGGLMKPPHFLKAGDVIEVEVSGIGMLTNSVVEQV